One window of Mediterraneibacter gnavus ATCC 29149 genomic DNA carries:
- a CDS encoding Rqc2 family fibronectin-binding protein: MAFDGIVVANLVHELKEQLLNGRIAKIAQPEADELLLTIKSPKGQRRLSISASASLPLIYLTDANKPSPMTAPNFCMLLRKHIANGRIVDIWQPKLERIIHFTIEHLDELGDLCRKDLIVEIMGKHSNIIFCTSDGTIIDSIKHVSAQMSSVREVLPGRDYFIPDTMEKADPLTISEAEFHTLLRAKPMPVSKAIYTSFTGISPVTAEEICFLSSIDSRLPASELSADVCVHFYNQFCIYLSAVREGQFSPSVYYDGKEPKEFASLGLEHLHAYHRETFSSISHVLETYYATKNQITRIRQKSADLRHIVQTALERARKKYALQMRQLSDTEDRDKYKVYGELIHTYGYNLEPGAKVLEALNYYNNEMVKIPLDTTKTPLENAQRYFEKYNKQKRTFEALSALTEETKEDITYLESVSTALDIALSEEDLAEIKEELIHSGYMRRKFTKKKVKIKNKPLHYLSSDGYHIYVGKNNLQNDWLTFEFAVGNDWWFHAKNTPGSHVVVRTNGDELPDRTFEEAGRLAAYYSKARGGEKVEIDYIEKKHVKKPKGAKPGFVVYYTNYSLIIDSDIGDLKEISD; this comes from the coding sequence ATGGCTTTTGACGGAATTGTCGTGGCCAATCTGGTCCACGAATTAAAAGAACAGCTTTTAAACGGAAGAATTGCAAAGATCGCACAGCCGGAGGCAGACGAGCTTCTGCTGACGATCAAATCCCCTAAGGGACAGAGACGGCTTTCCATTTCTGCAAGTGCATCTCTTCCGCTCATATATCTCACTGACGCGAATAAACCAAGTCCCATGACTGCTCCCAATTTCTGTATGCTTTTGAGAAAGCACATTGCAAACGGCAGGATCGTGGATATCTGGCAGCCCAAACTAGAACGGATCATTCATTTTACAATCGAGCATCTGGATGAGCTTGGCGATCTTTGCCGCAAGGATCTGATCGTGGAGATCATGGGCAAACACAGCAATATTATTTTCTGTACTTCAGACGGAACGATCATTGACAGCATCAAACATGTCTCCGCCCAGATGAGTTCTGTCCGGGAAGTGCTGCCCGGACGGGACTATTTCATCCCGGACACCATGGAAAAAGCAGATCCGCTCACAATTTCAGAAGCCGAGTTCCATACCCTGCTTCGTGCAAAGCCAATGCCGGTATCCAAGGCAATCTACACCAGCTTTACCGGGATCAGTCCCGTCACTGCTGAGGAGATCTGTTTTCTTTCCAGTATAGATTCAAGGCTTCCGGCCTCAGAGCTTTCCGCAGATGTCTGTGTACACTTTTACAATCAGTTTTGTATTTATCTCTCCGCAGTCAGGGAAGGTCAATTCTCCCCGTCTGTATACTATGACGGAAAAGAGCCAAAGGAATTTGCATCCCTTGGGCTGGAGCATTTGCATGCATACCACAGAGAAACTTTTTCTTCCATCTCACACGTGTTGGAGACTTATTATGCAACCAAAAACCAGATTACCCGTATCCGCCAGAAATCTGCTGATCTGCGCCATATCGTACAGACCGCTCTGGAACGCGCCAGAAAAAAATATGCTCTGCAGATGCGGCAGTTATCCGATACCGAGGATCGGGACAAATACAAAGTATACGGCGAACTGATCCATACTTACGGCTATAATCTGGAACCAGGTGCAAAAGTACTGGAGGCTTTGAATTACTACAACAATGAAATGGTAAAAATCCCATTGGATACCACAAAAACTCCGTTGGAAAATGCACAGCGCTATTTCGAAAAATATAACAAACAAAAACGTACCTTTGAAGCATTATCCGCGCTGACCGAAGAAACAAAAGAAGACATCACATACCTGGAATCCGTCAGCACTGCTCTGGATATCGCACTCAGTGAGGAGGATCTTGCAGAGATCAAGGAAGAGCTGATTCATTCCGGTTATATGCGCCGCAAATTCACCAAGAAAAAAGTAAAGATCAAAAACAAACCACTGCACTATCTTTCCAGTGACGGATATCATATTTATGTCGGAAAGAATAACCTGCAGAACGACTGGCTGACCTTCGAATTTGCAGTCGGCAATGACTGGTGGTTCCATGCAAAAAATACTCCCGGATCTCATGTTGTTGTCCGCACCAACGGAGATGAGCTTCCGGACCGTACATTTGAAGAGGCCGGACGGCTTGCCGCTTACTATTCCAAGGCCCGGGGCGGAGAAAAAGTAGAGATTGACTATATTGAGAAAAAACATGTCAAAAAACCAAAGG
- a CDS encoding YicC/YloC family endoribonuclease, whose product MIKSMTGFGRCEIQKESRKFTVELKSVNHRYLDVNIRMPKKLNFFETAIRTLLKQYANRGKVDIFISCEDLSQQQMMLKYNAALAAEYMRYFRQMSEEFHIANDVKVSALSHYPEVLTMEEQTEDEEILWSGLKEALEGAFGQFVETRVLEGSHLKEDILQKLSGMESLVEQVEARSPQIVAEYRAKLEEKVKELLADAQVEESRIAAEVILFADKICTDEEVVRLKSHIAHMRNTLEESEGIGRKLDFIAQEMNREANTILSKANDLEVSNYAIGLKTEIEKIREQIQNIE is encoded by the coding sequence ATGATAAAAAGTATGACAGGTTTTGGACGATGTGAAATTCAAAAAGAGTCCAGAAAATTTACGGTAGAGTTAAAAAGTGTGAACCACAGATATCTGGATGTAAATATCCGGATGCCGAAAAAGCTGAATTTTTTTGAGACGGCGATCCGTACGCTTTTAAAGCAGTATGCCAACCGTGGGAAGGTAGACATTTTTATTTCCTGTGAGGATTTGTCACAGCAGCAGATGATGCTGAAGTATAATGCTGCACTGGCAGCGGAATATATGCGTTATTTCCGTCAGATGAGCGAGGAGTTTCACATTGCAAATGATGTGAAAGTATCTGCATTGTCCCACTATCCGGAGGTACTTACAATGGAAGAGCAGACAGAGGATGAAGAGATTCTCTGGAGCGGGCTCAAAGAGGCGCTGGAGGGAGCGTTTGGACAGTTTGTGGAAACCAGAGTTTTGGAAGGTTCTCACTTAAAAGAAGATATCCTTCAGAAGCTCTCCGGTATGGAATCACTTGTGGAACAGGTGGAAGCACGTTCTCCTCAGATTGTGGCAGAGTATCGTGCAAAGCTGGAAGAAAAAGTAAAAGAATTACTTGCGGACGCGCAGGTTGAAGAGAGCCGGATTGCAGCGGAAGTGATTCTGTTTGCGGACAAGATCTGTACGGATGAAGAAGTTGTTCGTTTGAAAAGTCATATCGCACATATGAGAAATACACTGGAAGAGTCGGAGGGAATCGGGCGTAAGCTGGATTTCATCGCACAGGAGATGAACCGGGAGGCGAATACGATTTTATCCAAGGCGAATGATCTGGAAGTTTCGAATTATGCCATCGGACTAAAGACAGAGATTGAAAAAATCAGAGAACAGATACAAAATATTGAATAA
- the gmk gene encoding guanylate kinase, whose protein sequence is MNQRGILIVVSGFSGAGKGTLMKELMKRYEETYALSVSATTRNPREGEVDGREYFFKTTEEFEKMIAKEELIEYARYVENYYGTPRTYVEQQLEAGKDVILEIEIQGALKVKERFPDTLLLFVTPPSAKELRRRLVGRGTETMEVIESRLARAVEESEYMDQYDYLVINDDLDVCVSEMHKIIQGEHQRSFRNESFIQSMKQDLKGNVKGDR, encoded by the coding sequence ATGAATCAGAGAGGGATTTTGATCGTTGTATCCGGATTTTCAGGGGCAGGAAAAGGAACACTGATGAAAGAATTGATGAAGCGTTATGAGGAAACTTATGCACTTTCTGTTTCTGCCACCACACGAAATCCAAGAGAAGGAGAAGTGGATGGAAGGGAATATTTTTTCAAAACAACCGAAGAATTTGAAAAAATGATTGCGAAAGAAGAGCTGATAGAGTATGCTAGATACGTGGAAAATTATTATGGAACACCGCGTACCTATGTAGAACAGCAGCTGGAAGCGGGAAAAGATGTGATTCTGGAGATTGAGATTCAGGGAGCGCTCAAGGTAAAGGAACGCTTTCCGGACACATTGCTTTTGTTTGTGACGCCGCCGTCTGCCAAAGAGCTGCGCAGACGTCTGGTCGGAAGAGGGACAGAGACCATGGAGGTGATCGAGTCCAGACTGGCAAGGGCAGTGGAGGAGTCAGAGTACATGGATCAGTATGATTATCTGGTGATTAATGATGATCTGGATGTCTGTGTATCCGAGATGCATAAGATCATCCAGGGAGAGCATCAAAGAAGTTTCCGTAATGAGAGCTTTATTCAGAGTATGAAACAGGATTTAAAAGGGAATGTGAAAGGAGACAGATAG
- the rpoZ gene encoding DNA-directed RNA polymerase subunit omega has product MLHPSYTDLMKVVNQDVEEGESKVVNSRYSIVMATSKRARQLIDGDLPMVHAKAGEKPLSIAIEEMNAGELKILAENAEEE; this is encoded by the coding sequence ATGTTACATCCATCTTATACAGATTTGATGAAGGTCGTAAATCAGGACGTTGAGGAAGGGGAATCAAAGGTTGTAAACAGCCGGTATTCCATTGTTATGGCAACGTCCAAAAGAGCGAGACAGTTGATTGACGGAGATCTTCCGATGGTACATGCAAAGGCAGGAGAGAAACCTCTGTCAATTGCAATTGAAGAGATGAATGCAGGCGAACTCAAGATTCTGGCAGAAAACGCAGAAGAGGAATAG